In Streptomyces sp. SN-593, a single genomic region encodes these proteins:
- a CDS encoding LysR family transcriptional regulator, whose product MTEQLDLNLLRVFDALLEEGSVTGASERLHLSIPATSRALGRLRRALDDPILVRAGRGMVPTPFALRTAPRVRSLLDEASALVLGDREVPIAELERTFTIRINDGVAATLATAAVEATAAAAPGVVLRFVAEGSESVEALRDGSVDLDIGVGDVAAPDIRAAVLYRERLVGIVGAGSPLGRDRRPTLAQLCRHPHVSASRRGRVRGPLDEVLDAAGLRRHVAAVVPTFAVASLLVASSGYVGLVPQRLAEQYGPALGIRWFPVPADLPELDVRLFWHARLDADPPQRWLRDTIRAALR is encoded by the coding sequence ATGACCGAGCAGCTCGACCTGAACCTCCTGCGGGTGTTCGACGCGCTCCTGGAGGAGGGCAGCGTGACGGGGGCGTCCGAGCGCCTGCACCTGTCCATCCCCGCGACCAGCCGCGCGCTGGGGCGGCTGCGGCGGGCGCTGGACGACCCGATCCTGGTACGGGCCGGCCGCGGGATGGTGCCGACGCCGTTCGCGCTGCGCACCGCGCCTCGGGTGCGGTCGCTGCTCGACGAGGCGTCGGCGCTGGTCCTCGGCGACCGCGAGGTCCCGATCGCCGAGTTGGAGCGCACCTTCACGATCCGGATCAACGACGGGGTGGCCGCCACCCTCGCCACCGCGGCGGTCGAGGCCACCGCCGCGGCCGCCCCCGGGGTCGTCCTGCGCTTCGTGGCCGAGGGCAGCGAGAGCGTCGAGGCGCTGCGGGACGGGTCGGTGGACCTGGACATCGGCGTGGGCGACGTCGCGGCCCCCGACATCCGCGCCGCGGTGCTCTACCGCGAGCGGCTGGTCGGCATCGTCGGCGCCGGCAGCCCGCTGGGCCGCGACCGCCGCCCGACACTCGCACAGTTGTGCCGGCACCCGCACGTCTCGGCCTCCCGCCGCGGCCGCGTGCGCGGCCCCCTCGACGAGGTGCTCGACGCCGCGGGCCTGCGCCGCCACGTCGCCGCGGTGGTGCCGACCTTCGCGGTGGCCTCGCTGCTGGTCGCGTCGAGCGGCTACGTCGGGCTCGTCCCGCAGCGCCTCGCCGAGCAGTACGGCCCGGCCCTGGGCATCCGCTGGTTCCCCGTCCCCGCGGACCTGCCGGAACTCGACGTGCGCCTCTTCTGGCACGCCCGCCTCGACGCGGACCCGCCCCAGCGCTGGCTGCGCGACACCATCCGGGCCGCCCTGCGGTGA
- a CDS encoding MFS transporter has translation MPIHATISGHAPAAGGRPAPGSAAPRGLTAVMCACVVLVVGMVAAINLAVPLLASSGLHPSASALIWIVDTYVVVFACLVIPGGAAGDRFGRKGVLLAGLVLFAGGALLSAVAPDMPLLLAGRAVTGVGAAAVLPNTLAVLLLAVPAERRGAAVATWASMTGIGGVVGNVGGGAVLTGGSWRWLFAAAVPVALLLAALTGRVAPVSARHDRRLDPLGAALLVAASVALLLGIVQGPEQGWGSPVVVAGFACSAVLFAVWTLVELRARQPLLDPRLLRVPALRSACLGMTAVFFGMFALFYVNASFLQYGKGYGVLRTGLGIVPLTVPIVVGARRSGHLARRIGLDATLALAFACVGGGLLGLSTSGADTSYAAYAGWLLATGAGVALALPTLSGAIAGSLPTAQAGVGAGLQATTREFGSALGVAVIGTVLTARFTAALPPDVRSAGHPHTVAQALAAAPADRAPAVVTAFTSAADAGLRVIGVAVLVAGALVLLQSRSAGRATR, from the coding sequence ATGCCAATCCACGCAACGATCAGCGGCCACGCACCGGCGGCGGGCGGCCGGCCGGCACCGGGGTCCGCCGCACCGCGCGGCCTGACGGCGGTCATGTGCGCCTGCGTCGTCCTCGTCGTCGGCATGGTCGCCGCGATCAACCTCGCCGTCCCGCTGCTCGCGTCGAGCGGGCTGCACCCGTCCGCCTCGGCGCTGATCTGGATCGTCGACACGTACGTGGTCGTCTTCGCCTGCCTGGTGATCCCCGGCGGGGCCGCGGGCGACCGGTTCGGCCGCAAGGGTGTCCTGCTCGCCGGCCTGGTGCTGTTCGCCGGGGGCGCGCTGCTCTCGGCGGTCGCGCCGGACATGCCGCTGCTGCTGGCCGGCCGGGCGGTCACGGGCGTCGGCGCCGCCGCGGTGCTGCCCAACACGCTCGCCGTCCTGCTGCTCGCCGTGCCAGCGGAGCGCAGGGGCGCGGCGGTCGCCACCTGGGCGTCGATGACCGGGATCGGCGGCGTCGTCGGCAACGTCGGCGGCGGCGCCGTCCTGACCGGAGGCTCGTGGCGCTGGCTGTTCGCGGCCGCGGTCCCGGTCGCGCTGCTGCTCGCCGCGCTCACCGGCCGGGTCGCACCGGTCTCGGCGCGCCATGACCGGCGGCTGGACCCGCTCGGCGCCGCGCTGCTGGTGGCCGCGTCGGTCGCGCTGCTGCTCGGCATCGTGCAGGGACCGGAGCAGGGTTGGGGCAGCCCGGTCGTCGTGGCCGGATTCGCCTGCTCCGCCGTGCTGTTCGCGGTCTGGACGCTCGTGGAGCTCAGGGCCCGGCAGCCGCTGCTCGACCCCCGGCTGCTGCGCGTCCCGGCGCTGCGCAGCGCCTGCCTGGGCATGACGGCGGTGTTCTTCGGGATGTTCGCGCTGTTCTACGTCAACGCGTCGTTCCTCCAGTACGGCAAGGGGTACGGGGTGCTGCGGACCGGGCTGGGGATCGTCCCGCTGACCGTGCCGATCGTCGTGGGCGCGCGCCGGAGCGGCCACCTGGCGCGGCGGATCGGCCTCGACGCCACGCTCGCGCTCGCCTTCGCCTGCGTCGGCGGCGGGCTGCTCGGGCTGTCCACGAGCGGCGCGGACACGTCGTACGCCGCCTACGCCGGCTGGCTGCTGGCCACCGGCGCCGGGGTGGCGCTGGCGCTGCCGACCCTCTCGGGCGCCATCGCCGGCTCGCTGCCGACGGCACAGGCCGGCGTGGGCGCCGGACTCCAGGCGACCACACGGGAGTTCGGCAGCGCGCTGGGCGTCGCCGTGATCGGCACGGTGCTCACCGCGCGGTTCACCGCCGCGCTCCCCCCCGACGTCCGGTCCGCCGGCCACCCGCACACCGTGGCGCAGGCGCTGGCCGCCGCTCCGGCCGACCGCGCGCCCGCCGTGGTCACGGCCTTCACCTCGGCCGCGGACGCGGGGCTGCGGGTGATCGGCGTGGCGGTGCTCGTGGCCGGCGCGCTCGTCCTGCTCCAGTCCCGGTCGGCGGGCCGCGCCACCCGCTGA
- a CDS encoding NAD-dependent epimerase/dehydratase family protein has product MRVFVTGATGWIGAAVVDDLLDAGHEVAGLARSDASAAALAAKGARAVRGDLDDLDGIRAAAAAAEAVVHLANKHDFADQAGTNKAERGAVQAITDALAGSARPLVLASGLAFLTPGRAATEQDRSPFHGVDSLRGGSENLALEAVERGVGTVVTRFAPTVHGAGDHGFLAGIVATARAKGVSAYIGDGTDRWAAVHRGDAARVVRLALDRRVPAGTTLHAAAEEGIPTRRIAEAVGRGLGLPVASVPAEEAAAHFGWLAKFYGTDMAASSDATRALLGWTPEGPTLVDDLDSGCYFA; this is encoded by the coding sequence ATGCGCGTATTCGTCACCGGAGCCACCGGCTGGATCGGCGCGGCCGTCGTGGACGACCTGCTCGACGCCGGACACGAGGTCGCCGGCCTCGCCCGCTCGGACGCCTCCGCCGCGGCGCTCGCGGCCAAGGGCGCCCGGGCCGTGCGCGGCGACCTCGACGACCTGGACGGCATCCGCGCCGCGGCCGCCGCGGCCGAGGCCGTCGTCCACCTCGCCAACAAGCACGACTTCGCCGACCAGGCGGGCACCAACAAGGCCGAGCGCGGCGCCGTACAGGCCATCACCGACGCGCTCGCGGGCTCCGCCCGGCCGCTCGTCCTCGCCTCCGGGCTGGCGTTCCTGACCCCGGGCCGCGCCGCGACCGAGCAGGACCGGTCGCCGTTCCACGGCGTGGACTCCCTGCGCGGCGGCAGCGAGAACCTGGCCCTGGAGGCCGTGGAGCGAGGCGTCGGCACGGTCGTCACCCGTTTCGCCCCGACCGTGCACGGCGCCGGCGACCACGGCTTCCTCGCCGGGATCGTGGCGACCGCCCGGGCCAAGGGCGTCTCGGCCTACATCGGCGACGGCACCGACCGCTGGGCGGCGGTCCACCGCGGCGACGCGGCCCGGGTGGTGCGGCTCGCCCTCGACCGGCGGGTGCCGGCCGGCACCACCCTGCACGCCGCCGCCGAGGAGGGCATCCCGACGCGGCGGATCGCCGAGGCGGTCGGGCGCGGCCTCGGCCTGCCGGTCGCCTCCGTCCCGGCGGAGGAGGCGGCCGCGCACTTCGGGTGGCTCGCCAAGTTCTACGGCACGGACATGGCGGCGAGCAGCGACGCCACCCGGGCGCTGCTGGGCTGGACACCGGAGGGCCCCACGCTCGTCGACGACCTCGACAGCGGCTGCTACTTCGCCTGA
- a CDS encoding G1 family glutamic endopeptidase → MHKFRTAAPARAAAAALLALSCASLAGPASAVAPSVEFGTAHYAHPLAGFSGDSNWGGYVARGSDLTDISGSWTMPQVTCNSTNDLYAPWIGIDGYGSQTVEQTGVQVDCSSGSPEYSAWYEMYPAAPVYYDESVDAGDAFTASVVDNGGGAYTLELSDTTKGWSKTTQKSLSADDASAEAVIESPTGSYPSFDEQDFSGITVNGQSFDAYGPEAIDSGQYTETALDGGSFSIIPG, encoded by the coding sequence ATGCACAAGTTCCGCACAGCCGCCCCCGCAAGGGCGGCCGCCGCCGCACTGCTCGCGCTGTCCTGCGCCTCCCTCGCCGGACCCGCGAGCGCGGTCGCACCCAGCGTCGAGTTCGGCACGGCGCACTACGCCCACCCCCTCGCCGGCTTCTCCGGCGACAGCAACTGGGGCGGCTACGTCGCCCGGGGCTCGGACCTCACCGACATCTCCGGCTCCTGGACGATGCCCCAGGTCACCTGCAACTCCACGAACGACCTGTACGCGCCCTGGATAGGCATCGACGGCTACGGCTCGCAGACCGTCGAGCAGACCGGCGTCCAGGTCGACTGCTCCAGCGGCAGCCCGGAGTACTCGGCCTGGTACGAGATGTACCCGGCGGCACCGGTGTACTACGACGAGTCGGTCGACGCCGGCGACGCGTTCACCGCCAGCGTCGTGGACAACGGCGGCGGCGCCTACACCCTGGAGCTGTCCGACACCACCAAGGGCTGGTCGAAGACCACCCAGAAGTCGCTGTCCGCGGACGACGCGAGCGCCGAGGCGGTGATCGAGTCGCCGACCGGCAGCTACCCGTCCTTCGACGAGCAGGACTTCAGCGGCATCACCGTCAACGGGCAGTCCTTCGACGCCTACGGCCCCGAGGCCATCGACAGCGGGCAGTACACCGAGACCGCCCTCGACGGCGGCTCGTTCTCGATCATCCCGGGCTGA
- a CDS encoding SDR family NAD(P)-dependent oxidoreductase, with translation MTNNPDTIEIAPIGLLTGKVVLITGASRGIGAAAARLFAAEGAAVVLAARGTDALERIAAGIRGAGGVADAVTLDLADDASVRAAVDHVARLHGRLDGAFNNGAVIQQPGPLDATGEEDIDAQFQVNFRAHWIAMKAEAELMRRGGGGAIVNTSSIGSRRANPALPAYGAMKRALNSITESAAVTWGPQGIRVNGITPGGTATEMIDQWEAATPGVVETINARTPLGRMAEPREVAEAAAWLLSDRASMVTGAILPVDGGAGA, from the coding sequence ATGACGAACAATCCGGACACCATCGAGATCGCCCCGATCGGCCTGCTCACCGGCAAGGTCGTGCTCATCACCGGGGCCAGCCGCGGCATCGGGGCGGCCGCCGCGCGGCTCTTCGCCGCCGAGGGCGCCGCGGTCGTGCTGGCCGCCCGCGGTACCGACGCCCTGGAGCGGATCGCCGCCGGGATCCGCGGCGCCGGCGGGGTCGCCGACGCGGTCACCCTGGACCTGGCCGACGACGCGAGCGTCCGCGCGGCGGTCGACCACGTCGCGCGGCTGCACGGGCGGCTGGACGGCGCCTTCAACAACGGCGCGGTCATCCAGCAGCCCGGCCCGCTCGACGCCACGGGCGAGGAGGACATCGACGCCCAGTTCCAGGTGAACTTCCGGGCGCACTGGATCGCCATGAAGGCCGAGGCCGAGCTGATGCGACGCGGTGGCGGCGGGGCGATCGTGAACACCTCCAGCATCGGCAGCCGCCGGGCGAACCCGGCGCTGCCCGCGTACGGGGCGATGAAGCGCGCGCTCAACAGCATCACCGAGAGCGCCGCCGTGACCTGGGGCCCGCAGGGCATCCGCGTCAACGGCATCACCCCCGGCGGCACCGCCACGGAGATGATCGACCAGTGGGAGGCGGCCACCCCGGGCGTCGTGGAGACGATCAACGCCAGGACCCCGCTCGGCCGCATGGCGGAGCCCCGGGAGGTGGCCGAGGCGGCGGCGTGGCTGCTCAGCGACCGCGCCTCGATGGTGACGGGGGCGATCCTGCCGGTCGACGGCGGCGCCGGCGCCTGA
- a CDS encoding SGNH/GDSL hydrolase family protein gives MSADLPLPFEKGSHVLFTGDSITDAGRTADRAPYGGGYVGLIQALVTAQAPELALRWTNRGISGNTVRDLASRWQADVLDERPDWLCVKIGINDCWRGMEGNADEAVPVAEYQETLAALLDRATSATGCRLVVATPYLIEGDRSDPWRIESDRYVAAAREVARAKGLPLVDVQAAFDRVLAHTAPADWAGDRVHPVLAGHAVIARAFLAVFAGLAAADAHAG, from the coding sequence ATGTCCGCTGACCTCCCGCTTCCCTTCGAGAAGGGCAGCCATGTGCTGTTCACCGGCGACAGCATCACCGATGCCGGACGCACCGCGGACAGGGCGCCGTACGGCGGCGGCTACGTGGGCCTGATCCAGGCCCTCGTGACCGCGCAGGCCCCCGAACTCGCCCTGCGCTGGACCAACCGCGGGATCTCCGGGAACACCGTGCGCGACCTCGCCTCGCGCTGGCAGGCCGACGTCCTGGACGAGCGGCCGGACTGGCTGTGCGTGAAGATCGGCATCAACGACTGCTGGCGGGGCATGGAGGGCAACGCCGACGAGGCCGTTCCCGTCGCCGAGTACCAGGAGACGCTGGCCGCGCTGCTGGACCGCGCGACGTCGGCCACCGGCTGCCGGCTGGTCGTCGCCACCCCCTACCTCATCGAGGGCGACCGGTCCGACCCGTGGCGGATCGAGTCCGACCGCTACGTGGCCGCCGCCCGCGAGGTGGCGCGGGCGAAGGGGCTGCCCCTGGTCGACGTGCAGGCGGCCTTCGACCGGGTGCTCGCCCACACGGCGCCGGCCGACTGGGCCGGCGACCGCGTGCACCCGGTGCTGGCGGGGCACGCGGTGATCGCCCGCGCGTTCCTCGCGGTGTTCGCCGGGTTGGCGGCCGCCGACGCCCACGCCGGCTGA
- a CDS encoding zinc-binding alcohol dehydrogenase family protein: MAFESADAGDLGGWAVDEPGPIATGPLRRTRRKAPRPGPGEVLVRVEACGVCRTDLHLAEGDLRPHRPMTVPGHEIVGRVLGSGPGTGRFARGDRVGGAWLRGTCGVCRYCRSGRENLCPSSVYTGWDADGGFAEVTVLPEEFAYPLPGGADPAELAPLLCAGIIGYRALRRSALPPGGRLGLYGFGGSAHLAAQVALAEGATVHVLTRSAAARRLALDLGASSARGGYDAPPEPLDSAILFAPVGDLVPVALAALDRGGTLAVAGIHLSDIPVLDYQRHLFQERELRSVTSNTRADGRDFLETARRVGIRPTITRYPLDRADRALADLAADRVNGAAVLVPPTAPSPTAG, from the coding sequence ATGGCGTTCGAGTCCGCGGACGCGGGGGACCTGGGCGGTTGGGCGGTGGACGAGCCGGGGCCGATCGCCACGGGACCGCTGCGCCGCACACGGCGGAAAGCACCGCGGCCGGGTCCGGGCGAGGTGCTGGTGCGGGTCGAGGCGTGCGGGGTGTGCCGGACCGATCTCCACCTCGCGGAGGGGGATCTGCGCCCGCACCGCCCGATGACCGTTCCGGGCCACGAGATCGTCGGCAGGGTCCTCGGCTCGGGGCCGGGGACGGGCCGTTTCGCGCGCGGCGACCGGGTGGGCGGCGCCTGGCTGCGCGGCACCTGCGGGGTGTGCCGCTACTGCCGGTCCGGCCGGGAGAACCTGTGCCCGTCGTCGGTCTACACGGGCTGGGACGCGGACGGCGGCTTCGCCGAAGTGACGGTCCTGCCCGAGGAGTTCGCGTATCCGCTGCCCGGTGGGGCCGACCCGGCCGAGCTGGCGCCGCTGCTGTGCGCGGGCATCATCGGCTACCGCGCGCTGCGGCGCAGCGCGCTCCCGCCGGGCGGCCGGCTCGGCCTGTACGGCTTCGGGGGGTCCGCGCACCTGGCCGCGCAGGTCGCCCTCGCCGAGGGCGCGACCGTCCACGTGCTGACCCGGTCCGCGGCGGCCCGCCGGCTCGCCCTGGACCTCGGGGCGTCGTCCGCCCGCGGCGGCTACGACGCGCCGCCCGAACCCCTGGACTCGGCGATCCTCTTCGCGCCGGTCGGCGACCTGGTGCCGGTCGCGCTGGCGGCCCTCGACCGCGGCGGCACCCTCGCCGTCGCCGGCATCCACCTGTCGGACATCCCGGTGCTGGACTACCAGCGGCACCTGTTCCAGGAGCGCGAGCTGCGCAGCGTCACCTCCAACACCCGCGCCGACGGCCGGGACTTCCTGGAGACCGCCCGGCGGGTCGGCATCCGTCCCACCATCACCCGCTACCCGCTGGACCGGGCCGACCGCGCGCTGGCCGACCTCGCCGCGGACCGCGTCAACGGCGCGGCGGTGCTCGTCCCGCCCACCGCCCCTTCCCCCACGGCCGGTTGA
- a CDS encoding alpha/beta hydrolase, with translation MIERDFAVGGVPGVLWSPAAGAGRAPLVLVGHGGGMHKKAPAVSGRAQRIVAGCGFHVAAIDAPGHGGRPRTAHDEREIAELYRARAAGEPEGPIVVRYNAHLAERAVPEWRATLDALRTLPEIGDRGPVGYLGLNMGTAIGVPLVADDPRIDAAVFGLHWPDALAEAARRITVPVEFDLQWDDEHIPRAAGLALFDAFASREKSLHANAGRHKELPRFEADSAVRFFARHLGAKAAPDA, from the coding sequence ATGATCGAGCGCGACTTCGCCGTGGGCGGGGTCCCCGGCGTGCTCTGGTCGCCGGCGGCCGGCGCCGGGCGCGCCCCGCTGGTGCTGGTGGGCCACGGCGGCGGCATGCACAAGAAGGCGCCGGCGGTGTCCGGCCGCGCGCAGCGGATCGTGGCCGGCTGCGGCTTCCACGTCGCCGCCATCGACGCGCCCGGCCACGGCGGCCGGCCGCGCACCGCCCACGACGAGCGGGAGATCGCGGAACTGTACCGGGCCAGGGCGGCGGGCGAGCCCGAGGGCCCGATCGTGGTCCGCTACAACGCCCACCTCGCCGAGCGGGCCGTGCCGGAGTGGCGGGCGACCCTCGACGCGCTCCGGACCCTGCCCGAGATCGGGGACCGGGGGCCGGTCGGCTACCTCGGCCTGAACATGGGCACCGCGATCGGGGTGCCGCTGGTGGCGGACGACCCCAGGATCGACGCCGCGGTCTTCGGACTGCACTGGCCCGACGCGCTCGCCGAGGCGGCGCGGCGGATCACCGTCCCGGTCGAGTTCGACCTGCAGTGGGACGACGAGCACATCCCGCGCGCCGCCGGGCTCGCGCTCTTCGACGCCTTCGCGTCGCGGGAGAAGTCGCTGCACGCCAACGCGGGCCGCCACAAGGAGCTGCCGAGGTTCGAGGCGGACAGCGCCGTGCGGTTCTTCGCCCGCCACCTCGGCGCCAAGGCCGCGCCGGACGCCTGA
- a CDS encoding flavodoxin family protein, with product MAMAVDGIDRAQDDVPEVTVAVVHHSVHGHTRVLAEHLADGARRVPGTRVHLVEVRAEDVNAGRWRDPEALALLDGCDAIVFGSPTLMGSASAVFKAFMEAAFTAFTTQRWKDKLAGGFTMSASQSGDKLAVLQQLAVFATQLGMQWIGVGDMPGNNWSGGSRDDLNRLGSWLGLMGQSHSDLGPENAGSPGDLVTAERYGERIARLTQRWVNAVPYDTPRMTEHEARALSADLRAGHSAPPALTV from the coding sequence ATGGCCATGGCAGTCGACGGCATCGACCGTGCACAGGACGACGTACCGGAGGTTACGGTGGCGGTGGTCCACCACTCCGTGCACGGCCACACCCGGGTGCTGGCCGAGCACCTCGCCGACGGCGCGCGGCGGGTCCCGGGCACCCGGGTGCACCTCGTCGAGGTCCGGGCGGAGGACGTGAACGCCGGGCGCTGGCGCGACCCCGAGGCGCTGGCGCTGCTGGACGGCTGCGACGCGATCGTCTTCGGCAGCCCGACGCTGATGGGCAGCGCGTCGGCGGTCTTCAAGGCTTTCATGGAGGCGGCGTTCACCGCCTTCACCACGCAGCGGTGGAAGGACAAGCTGGCCGGCGGCTTCACCATGTCCGCGTCCCAGAGCGGCGACAAGTTGGCGGTGCTCCAGCAACTGGCGGTGTTCGCAACGCAGTTGGGCATGCAGTGGATCGGTGTCGGTGACATGCCGGGCAACAACTGGAGCGGCGGCTCCCGCGACGACCTCAACCGGCTCGGCTCGTGGCTGGGGCTGATGGGCCAGAGCCACTCCGACCTCGGGCCCGAGAACGCCGGATCGCCGGGCGACCTGGTCACCGCGGAACGCTACGGGGAGCGGATCGCCCGCCTCACCCAGCGCTGGGTGAACGCGGTGCCCTACGACACCCCGCGGATGACCGAGCACGAGGCCCGCGCCCTCTCCGCCGACCTCCGGGCCGGCCACTCCGCCCCGCCCGCGCTGACCGTCTGA
- a CDS encoding LysR family transcriptional regulator — protein sequence MDRIELEAFVAVAEELHFGRAAERLHRGQPTVSDAVRRLETALGGRLFHRTSRRVALTGLGEELLPDARAALAQLHRFQQRGRALAAGDRTRTSLVVAHAEYTDHQLLLRCLPRLRERCPDVMIVPEAMPTTAQVTALRAETIGLGIGWATDGVSGVRARVLSTERFVALVPATHPLAAHAELSTAELSTTGLLTWPHQINSGLCDRLLAAFHSGGADLRIIRTAGSVHDIAAHVAAGTGIGITVGSALDHQPPGLRVIPLTGPSTTADQVVLTPDAPSRTAAALRDLLLDASAG from the coding sequence GTGGACAGGATCGAGCTGGAGGCGTTCGTCGCCGTGGCGGAGGAACTCCACTTCGGGCGCGCCGCCGAGCGCCTGCACCGGGGGCAGCCCACCGTCAGCGACGCCGTACGGCGGCTGGAGACCGCCCTCGGCGGACGGCTGTTCCACCGCACCAGCCGCCGGGTGGCGTTGACCGGACTGGGCGAGGAACTGCTGCCCGACGCCCGCGCCGCCCTCGCCCAGCTCCACCGCTTCCAGCAGCGCGGGCGCGCGCTGGCCGCCGGAGACCGGACCCGCACGAGCCTCGTCGTCGCACACGCCGAGTACACCGACCACCAGCTCCTGCTGCGCTGCCTGCCGCGCCTGCGCGAGCGGTGCCCCGACGTGATGATCGTGCCGGAGGCGATGCCGACCACCGCCCAGGTCACCGCCCTGCGCGCCGAGACGATCGGGCTCGGCATCGGCTGGGCGACCGACGGCGTCTCCGGCGTACGCGCCAGGGTGCTGTCCACCGAGCGGTTCGTGGCGCTGGTGCCGGCCACCCATCCGCTCGCCGCGCACGCCGAGCTCAGCACGGCCGAGCTGTCCACCACCGGGCTGCTCACCTGGCCGCACCAGATCAACAGCGGGCTCTGCGACCGGCTGCTGGCCGCCTTCCACAGCGGCGGAGCCGACCTGCGCATCATCAGGACCGCCGGCAGCGTGCACGACATCGCCGCCCACGTCGCGGCCGGCACCGGCATCGGGATCACCGTCGGGTCGGCGCTCGACCACCAGCCGCCCGGCCTGCGCGTCATCCCCCTCACCGGCCCCTCGACCACCGCCGACCAGGTCGTCCTGACGCCCGACGCGCCCTCACGCACCGCCGCCGCGCTGCGCGACCTGCTGCTGGACGCCTCGGCCGGCTGA
- a CDS encoding helix-turn-helix domain-containing protein, protein MARGGSSAADVAGARLAREATASLAGVLAGLGVSQSELARAMSVSPGRVSQIMSGDANLTVRSLAAAAEAIGARVEITFHAPPRDAAVQPRDGAAPVYGSGQAPACR, encoded by the coding sequence ATGGCGCGGGGCGGGAGCAGCGCCGCCGACGTGGCGGGGGCGCGGCTGGCACGGGAGGCGACGGCGTCGCTCGCGGGCGTGCTGGCCGGGCTCGGCGTGTCGCAGTCGGAGCTGGCGAGGGCGATGTCCGTCAGCCCGGGGCGGGTCAGCCAGATCATGTCGGGGGACGCCAACCTCACGGTGCGCAGCCTCGCCGCGGCCGCCGAGGCGATCGGCGCCCGGGTGGAGATCACGTTCCACGCGCCGCCGCGGGACGCCGCCGTGCAGCCCCGGGACGGCGCCGCGCCGGTGTACGGCAGCGGGCAGGCCCCCGCGTGCCGGTAG
- a CDS encoding sigma-70 family RNA polymerase sigma factor: MNHDEAHGDRLPRAKADEDPDPAAQPLDFQAFHALYRGAYVRWAQMYLGSRADAEDAVHEAMVELLRHWRKALEQPEPAAYAWWLVKNRVRDAARARTRRQKMADAIFATELAHDTVDPIGALEVSIALWEAIDALPERQHDVFLMRYSLDYTTRQTADLLGITEATVRSTARDARRRLAAALDPELKGREDARVDAF; encoded by the coding sequence GTGAACCACGACGAGGCACACGGCGACCGCCTGCCCCGCGCGAAGGCCGACGAGGACCCGGACCCGGCGGCCCAGCCGCTGGACTTCCAGGCGTTCCACGCGCTGTACCGCGGCGCGTACGTGCGCTGGGCCCAGATGTACCTCGGCTCGCGGGCCGACGCCGAGGACGCGGTCCACGAGGCCATGGTGGAACTGCTACGGCACTGGCGTAAGGCCCTGGAACAGCCCGAACCGGCCGCCTACGCCTGGTGGCTGGTGAAGAACCGGGTCCGCGACGCGGCCCGTGCCCGCACCCGCCGGCAGAAGATGGCCGACGCCATCTTCGCCACCGAGCTGGCGCACGACACCGTGGACCCGATCGGCGCGCTGGAGGTCAGCATCGCGCTGTGGGAGGCCATCGACGCCCTCCCCGAGCGCCAGCACGACGTGTTCCTGATGCGCTACAGCCTCGACTACACCACCCGCCAGACCGCGGACCTGCTGGGGATCACCGAGGCCACCGTCCGCTCCACCGCCCGCGACGCGCGCCGCCGCCTCGCCGCTGCGCTGGACCCCGAGCTGAAGGGACGCGAAGATGCCCGTGTCGATGCCTTTTGA